A single genomic interval of Pristiophorus japonicus isolate sPriJap1 chromosome Y, sPriJap1.hap1, whole genome shotgun sequence harbors:
- the LOC139241073 gene encoding probable G-protein coupled receptor 139, whose translation MHEPVTGQVYAIYYPILAAVGIPVNMLAIVILSRGKCGLSKCITCYLVAMAAADLLVVITGVILNRIIDIYFPGNYLSLTLVCRTKTALVYATRDFSVWLTVAFTFDRFIAICWQKLKNYYCTKNTAAAIVGMVLTLSCLKNIPWYFVYEPLYIINDLPCYCRIRSVFYTSPLWLAFSYFGCITTPFLPFIVILLLNALTVRYILVASRVRRVLRGNPGSENNPDPEMENRRKSSILLFSISGNFILLWLTYTIHYLYYRITNTYSYNDPVYILQETGFMLLLLSCCTNTFIYAVTQSKFREEVKNMVKYPANEIVRFLAQ comes from the exons ATGCATGAGCCAGTGACTGGTCAGGTGTATGCAATTTACTATCCAATTCTAGCCGCCGTCGGTATCCCAG TTAACAtgctggcgattgtgatcctgtcccggggaaagtgcggactCTCTAAATGCATTAcctgctacctggtggccatggcagcagcggATCTGCTGGTTGTTATCACTGGGGTTATACTCAATCGGATCATCGACATTTACTTTCCCGGAAATTACCTGTCGCTCACTCTGGTATGTCGGACCAAAACCGCCCTCGTTTATGCAACCAGAGACTTTTCTGTCTGGTTAACTGTTGCCTTCACTTTTGACCGCTTTATAGccatttgttggcagaagctgaaaaACTATTATTGCACCAAGAACACAGCAGCTGCGATTGTGGGCATGGTGCTCACTCTGAGCTGTTTAAAAAACATCCCCTGGTACTTTGTGTATGAACCTCTGTATATAATTAACGATTTGCCCTGTTACTGCCGGATAAGGTCAGTCTTTTATACCTCACCCCTTTGGCTAGCATTTTCTTACTTCGGATGCATAACCACTCCTTTTCTGCCATTTATCGTCATTCTGCTACTCAATGCTCTGACCGTGAGATACATATTAGtggccagcagagtccgcagggTATTGCGGGGCAACCCAGGCTCTGAAAACAATCCCGACCCTGAGATGGAGAACAGGAGAAAATCCAGCATTTTACTCTTCAGTATCTCTGGCAATTTTATACTGTTATGGCTGACGTACACGATCCACTACTTGTATTATCGGATTACTAATACCTATTCTTACAATGACCCGGTTTATATCCTTCAAGAAACCGGATTTATGCTCCTGCTTTTGAGCTGTTGCACAAACACCTTTATTTATGCAGTGACACAGAGTAAATTCAGGGAGGAGGTAAAGAATATGGTGAAATATCCAGCGAATGAGATTGTCAGGTTTCTAGCTCAGTAG